A window of Zingiber officinale cultivar Zhangliang chromosome 5A, Zo_v1.1, whole genome shotgun sequence contains these coding sequences:
- the LOC121981266 gene encoding KIN17-like protein, translating to MGKNEFLTPKAIANRIKAKGLQKLRWYCQMCQKQCRDENGFKCHCLSESHQRQMQVFGQNPTRIVEGYSEEFERTFLDLVRRSHRFSRVAATVVYNEYIADRHHVHMNSTRWATLTEFVKHLGRAGHCKVEDTPKGWFMTYIDRDSETIFKDRLKAKRLRADLVDEERQELAIALQIERAASLASTSSNLPEGATDPNPIVPMKSEVGGKIAFSFQPASSSKSNHVDEHSSNISKLGFDEGADARSESRDKKRSKSAPSDGGGKLSALEELMKEEEKAKEKSNRKDYWLCEGIVVKVMSKTLADKGYYKQKGIVKRVIDKYVGEIEMLESKHVLRVDQVELETVIPQIGGLVRIVNGAYRGSNARLLSVDMEKYCAKVQIEKGIYEGRILMAVVYEDICKIMH from the coding sequence ATGGGGAAAAACGAGTTCCTGACGCCGAAGGCGATCGCGAACAGGATCAAGGCGAAAGGGCTGCAGAAACTCCGATGGTACTGCCAGATGTGCCAGAAGCAGTGCCGGGACGAGAATGGCTTCAAGTGCCACTGCCTCAGCGAGAGCCACCAGCGCCAGATGCAGGTCTTCGGCCAGAACCCCACCCGCATCGTCGAGGGTTACTCCGAGGAGTTCGAGCGAACTTTCCTCGATCTCGTTCGCCGCTCCCACCGCTTCTCCCGCGTCGCCGCCACCGTCGTGTACAATGAGTACATAGCCGACCGCCACCACGTCCACATGAACTCCACCCGATGGGCCACCCTAACGGAATTTGTCAAACACCTCGGCCGCGCCGGTCACTGCAAGGTCGAGGACACCCCCAAGGGATGGTTCATGACTTATATTGATCGCGATTCCGAGACAATCTTCAAGGACCGCCTCAAGGCCAAGCGACTCCGTGCGGATCTGGTCGACGAGGAGCGCCAGGAACTCGCAATTGCCCTCCAGATAGAGCGCGCTGCTTCCCTCGCTTCCACCTCATCTAATCTACCCGAGGGTGCTACAGATCCCAACCCGATCGTTCCTATGAAATCTGAGGTCGGAGGGAAAATTGCTTTTTCGTTTCAGCCCGCATCCTCTTCGAAGTCGAATCACGTGGACGAGCATTCCTCCAATATTTCAAAGTTAGGGTTTGATGAAGGGGCGGATGCACGGTCTGAAAGTAGAGATAAAAAACGCTCTAAATCTGCCCCTTCTGATGGCGGAGGAAAGTTGTCTGCTCTTGAAGAACTcatgaaagaagaagagaaggcaaAAGAGAAGAGCAACAGGAAGGACTACTGGCTTTGCGAAGGTATTGTGGTGAAAGTGATGAGCAAGACCCTGGCAGATAAAGGGTACTACAAGCAGAAAGGGATTGTTAAACGGGTAATTGATAAATATGTGGGGGAGATTGAGATGCTGGAAAGCAAACATGTGCTTAGGGTCGACCAGGTGGAGCTGGAGACTGTGATACCTCAGATTGGTGGACTTGTAAGGATCGTGAATGGAGCTTATCGAGGATCAAATGCAAGGCTGTTATCAGTAGACATGGAGAAATATTGTGCAAAGGTTCAGATTGAGAAGGGGATTTATGAAGGAAGGATTCTGATGGCTGTCGTGTACGAGGACATTTGCAAGATTATGCATTGA
- the LOC121981267 gene encoding guanylate kinase 1-like translates to MGEEVPEYILNSSVEKLSVAYDSESAAYQTSTNFANKMYVVKGSEYGGNSPTNVKIFDNITRSWIIPTVLGMKPIHVGGHSAVLLNKDRILIVKRDSELDDCIWFLEVDTPFVKEQKKVFGTEVVAWSKGVAGNAPKPIVISGPSGVGKGTLINKLMKEFPSTYGFSVSHTTRAPREKESDGVHYHFTDRITMEQDIRDGKFLEFASVHGNLYGTSIEAVEVVTDSRKRCILDIDVQGARSVRASSIDAIFIFICPPSFEELEKRLRARGTEVEEQIQKRLRNAKAELDEAKSHGPFDHLLVNDELEFCYDNLKKLIASDELATPLHRSTMKNSKILVSDVEFKRDKTFLHCGDKDLLLLDISSLKGGAPGRTRGLNVCPVESSGGCVNGIAQL, encoded by the exons ATG GGGGAAGAAGTTCCTGAGTATATTCTGAACAGCTCGGTTGAGAAATTGTCTGTTGCTTATGACTCTGAGTCAGCAGCCTATCAGACCTCTACCAACTTTGCCAATAAGATG TATGTAGTTAAAGGATCAGAGTATGGAGGAAATTCGCCAACAAATGTAAAGATTTTTGATAACATTACAAGATCATG GATAATCCCGACTGTTCTTGGTATGAAGCCAATCCATGTGGGAGGCCACTCAGCTGTTCTTCTGAACAAAGATAGGATATTGATTGTTAAGAGGGATTCCGAGTTGGATGATTGCATCTGGTTTCTTGAG GTGGATACCCCTTTTGTTAAGGAGCAAAAGAAGGTATTTGGCACCGAGGTAGTTGCATGGAGTAAGGGTGTAGCTGGCAATGCACCAAAACCAATTGTTATCAGTGGTCCTTCTGGTGTGGGCAAAGGCACTTTGATAAACAAACTTATGAAGGAATTTCCATCAACTTATGGATTTTCAGTGAGCCACACAACTCGAGCACCAAGAGAGAAAGAATCAGACGGAGTCCACTACCACTTCACAGATCGGATTACTATGGAGCAAGATATAAGAGATGGGAAATTTTTAGAGTTTGCTTCCGTTCACGGAAACCTTTATGGAACGAGTATTGAAGCAGTTGAAGTCGTTACAGATTCCAGGAAG AGATGCATTCTTGACATTGATGTGCAAGGAGCGAGATCAGTGAGGGCAAGTTCTATTGATGCGATCTTTATTTTTATCTGCCCTCCATCGTTTGAAGAGCTTGAGAAGCGGTTACGAGCACG TGGAACAGAGGTCGAGGAGCAGATCCAGAAACGGCTAAGAAATGCCAAGGCAGAGCTCGATGAAGCAAAATCTCACGGTCCTTTTGATCATCTGTTGGTGAACGATGAACTAGAATTTTGCTATGACAATCTTAAG AAATTAATTGCTTCAGATGAACTAGCTACTCCTTTACATCGATCAA CCATGAAGAACTCGAAGATTCTTGTGTCCGACGTAGAATTCAAGAGGGATAAAACATTCCTCCACTGTGGTGATAAAGATTT GTTGTTGCTCGATATATCTTCTCTTAAAGGAGGTGCACCCGGGCGAACAAGAGGACTCAATGTGTGCCCAGTTGAATCATCGGGTGGCTGTGTGAATGGTATCGCACAACTTTAG